The window TCGCCGGAGTCCGCGGCCTCGGCGGCCACGGCGCGGGTCGGGGCACGGAAGGTGCTGTCCTTGAGGACGACGACGTAGGGGGCGACGGGGGTTTCGGCGGCGGTGGCGTCGGAGTGCGGCGGCAGGACGGTGGCCGTGGCGGCCGCCGCGAGGAGCGCGGCGGCGGGGAGCAGCGGGACGAATGCGGTCATGCGGCCGATGCTCGGCGAGCGGTGGCGCGGGCGCGCGGAGGGTGCGCCGAGTGGGCGCACGACACGCCGCCGCACGGGCTAGGTGTGTCGTGCCGATCGGCCCGGGCCCGGCTGCCTGGCGCGGCCTACGGGGCGAGGGGCCAGCCGCGCATCGCGAAGACGCCCTCGTCGCGGGCGCCGGCGGAGTCGTACGTGGCCAGTGCGGCCTCGTTGTCGGTGTCGACGCCCACCCACATGCCGTAACAGCCGCGCGCCTTGGCCTCGTCGGCGAGGGCGTGGGTCAGGGCGCGGCCGATCCCGCGGCGGCGGTACCCCTCGTCCACGGACAGCTCGTACAGGCACATCTCGGTGCCCTTGTCGGGGTGGATCATCTCGATGCCGGAGACCATCCCGGCGGGCACGCC of the Streptomyces sp. NBC_01294 genome contains:
- a CDS encoding GNAT family N-acetyltransferase; protein product: MVTAMDIRRALTPAELSAAESLFDGPARDEWSERFLTAPGHVLLIAYVDGVPAGMVSGIEMIHPDKGTEMCLYELSVDEGYRRRGIGRALTHALADEAKARGCYGMWVGVDTDNEAALATYDSAGARDEGVFAMRGWPLAP